The genomic interval CCGGTCGGCGGGGCGGTCGACCCCGACCGCGGGCTCGGAGTCACCGACTGCGACGACACCGAGAAAGGGAGCCTCACCGTCGGCGTCGCCGAGACGTTCACCGAGCGGTACGTCGGCCTGAGCCGGACCGACTCCCTCGGGACCGGCGAGGGACTGGTGCTGGCGTACGACGAGCCGGGGTCGAAGGGCATCGCGATGCGGAACATGGACTTCGCCCTCGACGTGCTGTTCGTCTCCGAGGACGGCGAGATAACGAGAATCGAGACGCTCGACGCCCCCGACTCGGCCGTCGAGTACTACCTGACGTACGAGTCGGCGTCCGGTCCCGGCCGGTTCGTGGTCGAGACGAACGCGGGGTGGGCCGACGAGCGGGGAATCTCGCCCGGCGACTGCGTTCGCGGCCTTCCGGCGTAGGTAGGAGTCGAGGTCGCGGGTGGGTCGCGCGCGGAAACGAGCACATCCGTCCACCCCTCAGGACATCCGTCCACTCCTCCGGACACTCCTCCACTCCTCCGGACACTCCTCCACTCCTCCGGACACTCCTCCACTCCTCCGGGCGGGCGCTCTGAGAGCGCCCGCCCGGAGTTCGCCGCGAAGCCAAGGTTGATACCGCCTCGCGGGCCTACGGTTCGGTAGTGTCGTCACCACGCACGGACTTCCTCTCGGGCGTTCGAGTCTCTGTGCCCATCCTGCTCGGCATCGTCCCGTTCGGCATGGTCGCGGGCGTCGCCGCGGTCGGCGCGGGCATCCCGGCGGTCGAGGCGCTCGCGATGTCGGTCGTCATCTTCGCGGGGGCCTCCCAGCTCGCGGCCGCCGAGCTCGTCGGTCGGAACGCGCCCGCGGTCGTGGTCGTGTTCACGGTGCTGGTCATCAACCTCCGGATGGTGATGTACAGCGCGTCCATCGCGCCGTACTTCGCGCGCCAGTCGGCGAGGTGGAAGGCCGGGCTGTCGTACCTGCTGACCGACCAGGCCTACGCCGTCTCGCTGTTGCAGTTCGAGCGCGACGAGGAGACCTCCCGGCGGTGGTACTACCTCGGGGTGGCGGTTCCCCTCTGGGTGGTGTGGCAGATGGCCACCGTCGCGGGCATCGCGCTCGGGTCCGGGGTCCCCGACGGCTGGCAGCTCGACTTCGCGGTCCCGCTGGTCTTCCTCGCCGTGCTCGTCCCGGCGGTGACCGACCGCGCGACCGCCGCCGCGGCGCTCGTCGGCGGCGGGGTCGCCGTCGTTGCCAACGGTCTCCCGTACAATCTCGGGCTGATAACCGCCGCGGTCGTCGGCATCGTCACCGGCCTGCTGGTCGAGGAGGTGGCGTAGATGGCCGGGACCGACTACGGTTCCCTCGCGCTCTGGGCGGTCATCCTCGCGGCCGGTGTCGGAACGTTCGCGTTCCGGTTCTCGTTCATCGCGCTGTTCGGCCGTCTCGACGACGTTCCCGAGGGCGTCGAGCGCGCGCTCCGGTTCGTCCCCGCGGCGGTACTGGCGGCGCTCGTCGCGCCGGACCTGGTCTACGCCGACGGGGCGGTCGCGTTCACGCCCGCGAACCCGCGCCTGCTCGCGGGCGCGGTCGCGGCCGCGGTCGCGTGGCGCACGGAGGACATCGCGGCGACGCTGGTCGCCGGGATGGCGACGCTGTGGATGCTGGCGTTCGCGGTTCCCTGATTCGGCGTCACCGATTTCGAAGGGTCGTCGCGAGTGCGAGCGCATACCGGTGGCTCGGGCCGAATCCGAAAGAATGTGGGCCGTCAGTTCTCGCCGCGCAGTTCCCGCACCTTCTCGATGTTCCACGCGAAGCCCCGGCCGTCCTCGTGGGGCGTCTCCAGCGCGAGCGGCACGTCCTCGATGGCGGGGTGGTTGACGAACGCCCGCATGCCCTCCTCGCCGATGAGGCCCTCGCCGATGTGAGCGTGTTCGTCCTTGTTGGTGCCACACTCGTGCTTGGAGTCGTTGAGGTGGACGTACTTCAGGTGGTCGAGGCCGACCACGTCGTCGAACTCCGCGACGGTCTCCTCGACGGCCGCCTCGCTGGAGAGGTCGTAGCCCGCCGCGAACGCGTGGGCGGTGTCGAGACACACGTCGAGGTCCTGCTCGGAGCGGTCGAGCACCTCCGCGAGGTGTTCGAAGTCCCCGCCCAGCTTGGTGCCGCTCCCAGCGTCGCTCTCGACGAGGACTGTCACGCCGTCGGGGATGTCGAGCTCGTCGAGCGCGCTGGCGGCGTTGTCGAGGCCGTTCTCGACCCCCGCGCCGGTGTGCGCGCCGAGGTGGACGTTGACGTACGGGATGTCGAGTCTGTCGGCGGCGTCGACCTCCTTCTGCATGCTGTCGATGGACTTCTCGCGGAGGCCCTCCTTGGGAGTGCAGAGGTTCACGAGGTACGACGAGTGGATGACCCACGGGCCGAGGTCCTCGGTGGCCGAGCCGTCGCGGAAGGCGTCGGCCTCACCCTCGCCGATGTTCGGGTCCTGCCACACCTGCGGGGAGTGGGTGAATATCTGACCGCAGTTGCCCCCGACCTCGATCTGGTTTGCTATCGCGTTGTCCAGGCCGCCAGCGATGGAGACGTGCGCTCCGACGTTCATGTGTGCTGGCAGGGATTCTGGGGGTATAGTGGCTTCGAAGGCGGCCGGAGCGAATTCTTAAGTCGGTTCGGTGACACCCCATCGCCATGAGCGATTCCCGCGGGTTGGCGGTCGGCGAGCGGGTTCCGGACGTGACCGAGACGCTGGTCCGTCCCGACGGCGACAGAGCAGAGGCGACGCTGTCGGAGCTCTACGACGAGAAACCGGTGCTGCTCTCGTTCTACACCAACGACTTCAGCCCCGACTGCATCGAGGAGTGGTGTTCGTTCCGCGACTACGACTGGTTCGCCAGCGGCGACGACGTGCGCGTGGTCGGGGTCAGCAAGTCCCGACCCTACACCCACCGGAAGTTCATCGACTACCTCGACCTGAACTTCCCGCTGTACGCCGACACCGACCTCGCCATCTCCGACGCGTTCGGCGTGACCTACCGCGTGTTCAAGGTCGCCGCGCGGTCGCGCCGGTCGTGCTTCCTCGTGGACACCGACGGCGTGGTCCGGTACAAGTGGGTGGGCGAACACCCGCTGGACCCGACCCGCGACACCCCGCCGGTCGCCGACGTTCACGAGGCCATCGTCGAGGAGTTCGGCGACGACCCCGAGACGTTCGGGTTCTGATCGGAGCCTTTCGGAGTGCCGCATCCACCCACATATCAATAGCTACAAATATGCGGGTTCGAATGCACCAAACACCGAATGTCGAAAGAGGAACAGAAGACGAACACACGAGCTCCGGAGACGGCGGAGAGAGACGTATTAGCGTCAGCTTGTGAGGAATCTCGTGAGGTTCTCGACCACCAGTTATCCGTCCAAGAGGATATGGACGACAAAGCACTGTGGTCGGTTCGGAGTGCAGTTATCGTCCTCGGGTTATTACTTTCCGCAGGGTCACTAGGCAATCTCCCCCAATTCCTCACCCTTCCGTGGTACATTCACGGGGTCGTCGGTCTCGGAGTGGTTTCACTGCTTTTCTCAGTGCTTTTCGGTATCGGGACGTATACGATGACGCGAACGTATCCTGGTATCGGACATCAACGCCGGATTGAGTCACACCAGGGAGAATACGACCGTCACGAATGGTATTCGCGCTTACTTTACGACTATCAGTTGTGGATTACCGGCCAAGAAGCGTGGAATGAGCAGAACGGTTTCTACCTCTTCGTCACTCACTCATTGTTGCTCTCGGGAACGGCGGCAATCGTACTCGCAGGCGTAATCAGTCTCTATACGATGTACAGTTCGGCCTCTCGAATCGCACTCGTGGTCGGCTCATCAGTTCCAGTATTGGCAGTGGTTTTATTGCTCCGGCGACGATAGAGCGAATCGAATACTAATGGCTGACGTTCAGGACAACGATCCGAACGGTCATCGGTCACACAAAGCCCCGGCGTCCGTTCGGAAGTTGCTTGCACGACTCGGGTTCAAGCCGCCCCGAGAGCCGTCGGACCATTCTCACAGCGAAGAGTAGCGCTATTCCGTCGGGTCCTCGCGCTCCCGGACCCACGCGTCGCTCTCGAACTTCTCCGCCGCTCGCTCGCGCGCCCGCGACAGCTCGTCGTCGGTCCACGACCCCTCCTCGGCGTCGGCCCACTCTCGGAGGGCCTCCTCGACGGCCTCGACCGCTTCCTCGCGGCTCGGTCCCCCTCGCTCGCGAGCAGGGTCGCGCGCGGCGCGACCCTGCTCGCGCATCGTGGTCACGCGCTCGCGGAACTCCTCGGGAGTGGTGTCGGGGGCCGAGAAGACCCCGAGGTGGCGCTCGGCGTCGAGGTCGAACTTCAGCGAGCCGTGCTGGATGACCGCGTCCTTCCGGCGGTACTGGGCGTTTCCGGATATCTTGCGCGCGTGCCCACCGCCACGGTCGGACGAGGCGGCTCCGGCCGCCGAGCCTCCGGCCACCACGTCGTGGGCCGGGTGGAGTTCCCGGAGGTAGCACGCTGGCTGGTGGATGGCCGGAAGCTTCTCGTCGGTGAACCGGGCGTCGATTCCGAGTCGGTCGAACGCGTCGAAGACGGGTTCGCAGAGCAGTTCGTAGGTGTCCATCAGGTCGCCCGGGAGTTCGTCGGCGGGCGCGACGATGGAGTAGGAGATGTCACCGCGGCGGTCGTGGTAGATGCCGCCGCCGCCGGTGGGTCGCCGGGTGACGGTGATTCCCTCGCGGTCGCAGTACTCCCACGCCACGGTCTCGGGCTCCTGCCGGTAGCCCAGCGAGAGAGTGCTGGGGTCCCACTGGTAGACCCGAACGGTCCGCGGACCGCCCTCGGCGGCCGTCTCCGCGGCGATCTCGTCGAGCGCCATGTTCATCGGTCCGCGGCGGGACTCCTCGCGAATCAGCCGCCACTCGCGGTCGGACAGCGCCATGCCCGGGGGTTCGCGCGAGGCGACCAAGTGGGTTGCGAAGACCCGCCCCGCGAACGCGACGGCAAGAGTTAAGTGTTTTAGGTACGCCTAAAAAGGTATGGGGACGAAGCGACTCGGCAACAAGCGGGCGAAGCGGAGCCGGACGTGGGCGTACGTGTGCGCGACCCTGTTCGGCACGAGCGAAGGGTCGACCGCCGACGCCGCCGACGACCGATAGGCCGCCACGGCTATCAGGGCCGACGGCGAGTGGGAACGTTGGAGGGCCACCCATGTCCGAACTCTCCTTTCGCACCCCGGCGTTCACACACGGCGAATCGATTCCGGCCAAGTACACCTGCGAGGGCGAAGACGTCTCCCCCGAGTTGACCGTCGGGAACGTCCCCGGCGACGCCGCGGCGCTCGCGGTGGTGGTCGACGACCCCGACGCGCCCGCGGGAACCTTCACCCACTGGTTGCTCTGGAACGTCCCCGCCGACACCGTCGAGCTCCCGGAGGGCGTGGCGGCCCGCGAGCAAGTCCCGGACCTCGGCGGGGCCAAGCAGGGCGAGAACGACTTCGGCGACGTGGGATACCGGGGACCGTGCCCGCCGGAGGGCGAGACCCACGAGTACCGGTTCACGCTGTACGTGCTCCACGAGGAACTCGACGTGGACGCGGGCGCGGTCCGCACGGAAGTGCAGGACGCGCTCGACGGCGCGACCGACGACTCCGCGCAGTTCACCGCCATCTTCGGACGCTGACCGAGCGGGCCGGAACCGTCGGGGGAAGGGTCCGAGAAACGACCCGTTGAACCGCCCCGACGTTCGACACCTTTCGACCGGCGAATCGCGAGACGCCGGTTTTTCCGCACCTGCACCGCTTCTTCCGCGGGGTCGAGCGAGCGTCCCCGTCCCCCGGACGCGCGACATTTGGTATATCGGATAGTAGTTTATGGCATGCGGGCGGCGGTCGCGTGACGCGGTCGGCGAGCCGCCGACGCGCGGGGCTTTTACCCGGCGGGCGTGTAGGCGGAGGTGATGGTCCAGAACGTCGCGGGCATGCTGCGGGAGCTGGAGCCCGAGGACTTCCACCTGCTGTCGGGCGTCGAGCAGGGCATGCGGTTCTCGGAGTGGGTCGCTCGCGAGAAGATTCCGGAGTTCGCGCGGCTCACCCCCGAGGAGGTCGACTACCGGCTCGACAGGTGTCTCGACCGCGACCTCGTAGAGCGCAAGACGATACAGTACGAGGGCTATCGGCTCAAGTTCGAGGGGTACGACGCGCTCGCGCTCCACACCTTCGCCGAGCGCGAGTCCATCGAGGGGTTCGGCGCCCCCCTCGGGGTGGGCAAGGAGAGCGACGTCTACGAGGTCCAGTCGTACAAACCGTTAGCGCTCAAGTACCACCGCGAGGGGTTCACCAACTTCCGGGAAGTGATGAAAGAGCGCGACTACACCTCCGACCGCGAGCACGTCTCGTGGCTCTACACCGCCCGGAAGGCGGCCGAGCGCGAGTACGACGCGCTCGAAACCCTCTATCCCGACGTTGCGGTCCCTCGACCCGTCGACCACAACCGCCACGCCATCGTGATGGAGAAGATAGACGGCGTCGAGCTCTCGCGGACGAGACTCGAAGACGAGCAGGTGGTCCCGGTCCTCGACCTGATACTCTCGGAGATGGCCGCCGCCTACGAGGAGGGGTACGTCCACGCCGACATGAGCGAGTACAACGTCTTCGTCAACAGCGAGGGCATCACCATCTTCGACTGGCCCCAGGCCACCCCGACCGACCACGAGAACGCCGAGGAGTTCCTCGAACGCGACGTGAAGAACGTGGTCGGATACTTCCGGCGGAAGTACCCCCGTCTGATGGTCGAGAACGTGGACTCGGCGGCGCTGGCGGCCGACATCGCCGAGAGCGCGTTCGAGACGGTCGGCGACTACGGGTCACAGGACTAGCGACACGACCGCCAGCACGAGGAACGCGATCACCAGCCACTTGGCGATGTCCATCGAGAGCCCCGCGACGCCGCCAGCCCCCAGCGCCCCCGCGATGAGCGCGAGCACGAAGAACGCGATGGCGAGTTCGAGAATCGCCATGCTATCGACCCCCCGCTGGCCGCGTCGGTCGGTCGGCGATGCACTCGCGACGCGATTGGGTGAGCGTCATGGAGACGAGTAGGGCGGGAGCGTCCTTAGTTACCGGCCAGCTATACGGTCGAAATCCGGGATTGGCGAGCGCAAGCGACGGGAACGTCTGCAACGGAAGACGAAGGCCTTAAACCCGAACGACGAGAAATATCGGGTGACTCGCTGGGGAACGGGCACCAGCGGGCACCTGTGGGCCGCGGGCGCGCAGAACTGCGCGCCCGCGGCCGCAGGACGGGATGTGGCCCTCGAAACGTCGGCGTTTCGGGCGCTGAACCACCCAACGCCCGTGGTGATACACATGGCAAAGAGCTTCTATTCCCACATCAAGGAAGCGTGGAAGGACCCGGACGACGGCGATCTCGCCGAACTCCAGTGGCAGCGAAAGCAGGAGTGGCGCAAGCAGGGCGCTATCGAGCGCATCGAACGCCCCACCCGCCTCGACAAGGCCCGCGAACTGGGCTACAAGGCAAAGCAGGGCGTCGTGGTGGCGCGCGTCAGCGTCCGCAAGGGCTCGGCCCGCAAGAAGCGGTTCACGGCCGGTCGGCGCTCGAAGCGCCAAGGCGTCAACCGCATCTACCGGCGCAAGAACCTCCAGCGCATCGCCGAGGAGCGTTCGAGCCGGAAGTACCGAAACCTCCGCGTCCTCAACTCCTACTGGGTCGGCGAGGACGGCAGTCAGAAGTGGTTCGAGGTCATCCTGCTCGACCCCGAGCATCCGGCCATCGAGAACGACGACGACCTCAACTGGATCTGCGACGACGCCCACAAGGGTCGGGCCTACCGCGGCCTGACCAGCGCGGGACAGAGCAACCGCGGCCTCCAGCAGAAGGGCACGGGCACCGAGCACACCCGCCCGAGCAACAACAGCGGTCAGGGCCGCGCGAAGTAACCGACCGAAACTGCACGCTTTGCGCCCATTTTCGTTCTTTTTCGCCCCGCGAGCGGTGCGATTCTGCGGAGGGCTTTGCAGTCGTCGTTGCTGTTAGCGCTTTCAGTGGCTCGACGAGAGACGTGGTCGGCGGTTCGGATGCGGCGTCGAAGGAGTACAATTGCGACTCGCACGAGAGCCAGTAACTCCGACCGAAACCACAACCGCAACTGCATCCGCGACCACGACAGCGACCGCGGATTTATACCCGAAACCGCCCAACCATCAAGCATGAGCCTCTCGCTCGACCCGACCCAACTCGACCGCTACTCCCGGCACATCATCATGGACGAGGTGGGCCCGGAGGGCCAGCAGGCCCTCCTCGACGCCGCGGTGCTGGTCGTCGGCGCGGGCGGCCTCGGCGCGCCCGTCATCCAGTACCTCGCGGCCGCGGGCGTGGGTACGCTCGGGGTCGCCGACGACGACGTGGTGGAACTCAGCAACCTCCAGCGCCAGATAATCCACGGTGACGACGACGTTGGGCGTCCGAAGGTCGAGTCGGCGGCCGACTTCGTCGCCGACCTCAACCCCGACGTGGACGTGCGGACCCACGACACTCGCGTCGAACCCGACAACGTGGAGGGCCTGATTTCGGACTACGACTTCGTGGTCGACGCGACCGACAACTTCCGGACGCGCTACCTCGTCAACGACGCCTGCACGCTCTCGGGCACCCCCTTCTCCCACGGTGCCATCTACAAGTTCGAGGGGCAGGTCACGACCTTCACGACCGAGGGGCCGTGTTACCGGTGTCTGTTCCCCGAAGCGCCGCCCGAGGGGATGATCGCCGACTGCGCGAGTACGGGAGTTCTGGGCGTCCTGCCGGGCACCGTCGGGTGCATTCAGGCGACCGAGACCGTGAAGTGTCTACTCGGGGCGGGCGACCTCCTCGACGGCCGGATGGTGTTCTACGACGCCATGGCGATGAGCTTCGAGGAGGTCGAGTTCCGGCGGAATCCCGAGTGTCCGGTGTGCGGCGACGACCCCATCGAGTCGGTGGCGCAGGTCGAGTACGCCGAGGAGTCGTGTCCCGTGAACGCCGACTGACACTCGGAGGACCTCGCCAGCTTCATCGCCTCCGTCTACCGATTCCAGGGTTCTGGGAATCGCTCTCCCCTTATATGTTCTCCCGAATCCTTGCTTCACATGTGAGGTGACCGACGATGGCAACCAAACAGATCGGCGGGGCGAATCAGTTCGAGAGCACTATCGGCGGGGTGACCGTCCGAGGGAAGGCCCACAGCCTGAGCGCGTGGTTCGTGCTCGCGCTACGGCTCATGATGGGGTACGCGTTCCTCTACTCGGGCTGGGACAAGATCATGGCCGCCGAGCCGTTCAGCGCGGCTGGCTACCTGACCGGCGCGGTCCCTGACGCCAGCCCGATGGCGGGCGTGTTCGCCGCGATGGGCAACACCCCGTGGTTCGTCGAGTTCGTGAACGTCGCGGTCCCGTGGGGAGAGCTCCTCATCGGACTCGCCCTCATCGTCGGCGCGGTCGTCCGACTCGCCGCGTTCTGGGGCGCGTTCATGATGCTCATGTTCTACTTCGGCAACTGGGACGTGAGCCACGGAATCATCAACGGCGACTTCGCGTACATGCTCGTGTTCCTCGCGGTCGCGGCGTTCGGCGCAGGCCGCATCGTGGGACTCGACGCGCTCATCGAGAAGATCGACGTGGGCGGCCAGACGCTGGTCGAGCGCTACCCCAAGCTCCGGTACGTGCTGGGTTGAACCGAATAAATCTCTTTTCGATATATCGAATTTCCCAGACGGTCGCGTGACGGCGCGCTATCGAGCGGTCACACCTCCACCACTGACCCCTCCTCGGCGCTCTCGTAGACGGCCTCGATGGCCTCCACGTCCACCAGCCCGTGGCGACCGTCCGGGAGAATCTCGCCGCCGGTCCGGAGCTGGTGGGCGAAGTAGTCGAACTCCTCTAACATCTGGTCTCTCCGCTCGTATTCCACGTCGGCGCTCGTCTCGCCGACTTCGAGCGCGAACCCCCGGAACGCGCCGCCCATGAACGCGGGTTCGACGGTCAGTTCGCCCTCGGTGCCGACGACCTTGAGGTGGCCGCCCTCGTGGGCGTGCTGGCTCGCCGAGCAGGCCGCGAGCGTGCCGTCGTCGAACCGGACCTGGAAGGTCGCGCGCTCGTCGGGAACGTCGTCGAACGCCTCGTCCTCGGAGCGCGCGAACGCCGAGACCGCCTCGGGGTCGGCGTCGAGGACGAACCGCGCGGTGTTGAGGGGGTAGATGCCGAGGTCGGTGACCGACGCGCCGGGCCCGGCGAGGTCGGGGTCGAGCCGCCACTGGTCGGGGTCCGGAATCATCTCCAGCAACCGCTGGGACATGTGGCCGTGGACGAGGACTGGGTCGCCGAGAGCCCCGTCGGCGACGAGTTCGCGGGCGCGGCGTATCGCGGGTTCGGTCTGCATCCGGTAGGCCACCATCAGGGGCACCTCGTCCTCGCAGGCCTCGACCATCCGACGGGCGCGCTCGGCGGTGGCCTCCATCGGCTTCTCGCAGAGGACTGCCTTGCCGAACTCGGCCGCGGACTCGGCGAATTCGAGGTGGGTGGCGTTGGGCGTGCAGACGTAGACCGCGTCGTAGTCGTCGGTCGCCTCGCCGTCGTGGAAGTCGTCGTAGGTGAGCGCGCGGGCGTCGGCGTCGGTCTCGTCGGCGACCCCCTCGGCCTTCTCGGCGTCGCTACTGACGAGGACGCTCGTCTCGCAGAGTTCGGAGTCGGCGACCGCCGGAATGGCCTCCTCGCGGGTCCACCACCCCAACCCGACCATGGCGAACCGGACGGGGTCGAGGTCGGTCTCAGTCTGCCAGTCGCGCCGGTCGAAGTCGGCGAGCGCGTCGTGGATATCCATACCCGAACGTACACGCCCACCGGGACGTGCCTTTCGGGCGCATTCGGGGTCGCGGGGCGCGCCGCGTCGGCGCGCCCCGCGACCGGCCCGCAGGAGGCCTTGCTCGGATGATTCAACGGATACATACCCCTCTGCCACCGAAGCCTTGGCATGAACGGGACGAGCGAGAACGGGATGGCCGAACCCTCCGACCCGGCCCGCCGGACCGGCGGTCCGGCGGGCCGGGTCGTCGGGCTACTCGCGGTACTGGGAGCGGTTCCGGTCGCGTCGGCCCACGGCGGCTCTCACGGCCCGCCGATTCCGGAGTGGTCGGCGCTGGCGACGCTCGCGCTCGGAGTCGCGCTCGTCGACGCGGGCGTCTACGCGAAGCGGTCGGTCTCGCCCACGCTGGCGTTGGTCGGCGTCTTCGACGGCGTCGTGTTCGTGACGGTCGGGACCGTCGGACTCGTCCAGCTCTCGGGAATCGAGGCGATAGCCGCGAGCCAGCCCCCCGTCGAGAGCGCGTGGTACGGTGCGCCGACCCTCGGCGTCGGACTCGTCGCGGTGGTCGGCAGTCTCGTCGTCGGGCGGATGCGGTGGCCCGAGCGACCCAGATACGCCGCCCTCGGGATGGCGCTCGGAACGTGGGTCGCCTACCCCGTCTTCGTGCCCGGGGCGCTGACGAACCCCCTCGGATACCTGCTCGCGGTCGCGACCCCCGCGGTCGTCGGGTACGTCCTCTGGACCGACGCCAGAGAGTCGCTCGCGCGGGCGCTCGCCGACCGCGCCGCGCGGTGGTTCGGTGTCGGAATCGGTATCGCGACCGCGCTGGTGCTGGCGTTCTCGATGCGACTGGTCTCGCTCGTCGCCGAGTCGGGGACCGAGGGGGACCTGACCGACTTCGTCACGACGACCCGCATCGCCAAACCGCTCGTCTACTGGCCCGCGGTGGAGTTCCACGTCCACGAGTTCGTCGGGTTCGTCCCGGTCAGCGGCGTGGTCTCGGTCGGTCTGGTCGTGGTCGTGGGACTGGTGGCGACGCTGGTCGGACTCGCTGCGGCCGCGCTGGCCGCTCGGTGGCGCGCGAGCGACGCCGAGAGGTCGCCAGCGCTCCCCCTCGCGCTGGCCGTCGCGTTCTTCGCGCCGGTCCTCGCGGTCGTCGCGGCCGTTGCGGTCGGCCGGCCGGCCGCGCCGCTGTACTGGGTGTTCGTGGACCTCGCGTCGCCGCTCGGGGCGCTGTTCTTCGCCGCGAGCGTGGCGCTTCTGACGGGGACGCTGGTTCGTGCGAACGAGGAGTGAGACGGAAACGCGGAATCGACTGTTCGCGGATTCCTACTCCGGTCCTTGCATCCCGGCGCAGAACCTCGTCCTCGAATCCCGGCGCGCGCTGGCGCGACCCGGCTGTGTTGGGTCGCGCCATCAGCGCGCGAGGGAGGACTGAGCGACTGAAAGGAGCGAAGGAGTCGGCTGGGGAGGCCTGTGGTTGCGGTCTCATAGGTACCGGAGGTAGCTAGCTTCTTCTCACAGTTACCGGTTCGAACGGCGAGAAGCCAGCCACTTCCGGCACCTAGAAAGCCTACTCGCTCCGTTCACTCGCCCCTCGTCGAAGGCGAAAACACACGAAACCCGCTCTCACGCCCCGTCCACGAGTCGCCGGAACTGCTCGGGCGGAATCGCGCCGCGCGCGGCGTGCCCCTCGTAGACGAACGTCGGGAT from Halorussus salilacus carries:
- a CDS encoding DoxX family protein, whose protein sequence is MATKQIGGANQFESTIGGVTVRGKAHSLSAWFVLALRLMMGYAFLYSGWDKIMAAEPFSAAGYLTGAVPDASPMAGVFAAMGNTPWFVEFVNVAVPWGELLIGLALIVGAVVRLAAFWGAFMMLMFYFGNWDVSHGIINGDFAYMLVFLAVAAFGAGRIVGLDALIEKIDVGGQTLVERYPKLRYVLG
- a CDS encoding AzlC family ABC transporter permease gives rise to the protein MSSPRTDFLSGVRVSVPILLGIVPFGMVAGVAAVGAGIPAVEALAMSVVIFAGASQLAAAELVGRNAPAVVVVFTVLVINLRMVMYSASIAPYFARQSARWKAGLSYLLTDQAYAVSLLQFERDEETSRRWYYLGVAVPLWVVWQMATVAGIALGSGVPDGWQLDFAVPLVFLAVLVPAVTDRATAAAALVGGGVAVVANGLPYNLGLITAAVVGIVTGLLVEEVA
- a CDS encoding serine/threonine-protein kinase RIO2 produces the protein MVQNVAGMLRELEPEDFHLLSGVEQGMRFSEWVAREKIPEFARLTPEEVDYRLDRCLDRDLVERKTIQYEGYRLKFEGYDALALHTFAERESIEGFGAPLGVGKESDVYEVQSYKPLALKYHREGFTNFREVMKERDYTSDREHVSWLYTARKAAEREYDALETLYPDVAVPRPVDHNRHAIVMEKIDGVELSRTRLEDEQVVPVLDLILSEMAAAYEEGYVHADMSEYNVFVNSEGITIFDWPQATPTDHENAEEFLERDVKNVVGYFRRKYPRLMVENVDSAALAADIAESAFETVGDYGSQD
- a CDS encoding AzlD domain-containing protein; translated protein: MAGTDYGSLALWAVILAAGVGTFAFRFSFIALFGRLDDVPEGVERALRFVPAAVLAALVAPDLVYADGAVAFTPANPRLLAGAVAAAVAWRTEDIAATLVAGMATLWMLAFAVP
- a CDS encoding redoxin domain-containing protein, producing MSDSRGLAVGERVPDVTETLVRPDGDRAEATLSELYDEKPVLLSFYTNDFSPDCIEEWCSFRDYDWFASGDDVRVVGVSKSRPYTHRKFIDYLDLNFPLYADTDLAISDAFGVTYRVFKVAARSRRSCFLVDTDGVVRYKWVGEHPLDPTRDTPPVADVHEAIVEEFGDDPETFGF
- a CDS encoding DUF192 domain-containing protein, which encodes MNRTDATQYALRAVGVAVVAGVVLFHTGLLPVGGAVDPDRGLGVTDCDDTEKGSLTVGVAETFTERYVGLSRTDSLGTGEGLVLAYDEPGSKGIAMRNMDFALDVLFVSEDGEITRIETLDAPDSAVEYYLTYESASGPGRFVVETNAGWADERGISPGDCVRGLPA
- a CDS encoding YbhB/YbcL family Raf kinase inhibitor-like protein, giving the protein MSELSFRTPAFTHGESIPAKYTCEGEDVSPELTVGNVPGDAAALAVVVDDPDAPAGTFTHWLLWNVPADTVELPEGVAAREQVPDLGGAKQGENDFGDVGYRGPCPPEGETHEYRFTLYVLHEELDVDAGAVRTEVQDALDGATDDSAQFTAIFGR
- a CDS encoding lipoate--protein ligase family protein yields the protein MALSDREWRLIREESRRGPMNMALDEIAAETAAEGGPRTVRVYQWDPSTLSLGYRQEPETVAWEYCDREGITVTRRPTGGGGIYHDRRGDISYSIVAPADELPGDLMDTYELLCEPVFDAFDRLGIDARFTDEKLPAIHQPACYLRELHPAHDVVAGGSAAGAASSDRGGGHARKISGNAQYRRKDAVIQHGSLKFDLDAERHLGVFSAPDTTPEEFRERVTTMREQGRAARDPARERGGPSREEAVEAVEEALREWADAEEGSWTDDELSRARERAAEKFESDAWVREREDPTE
- a CDS encoding 50S ribosomal protein L15e is translated as MAKSFYSHIKEAWKDPDDGDLAELQWQRKQEWRKQGAIERIERPTRLDKARELGYKAKQGVVVARVSVRKGSARKKRFTAGRRSKRQGVNRIYRRKNLQRIAEERSSRKYRNLRVLNSYWVGEDGSQKWFEVILLDPEHPAIENDDDLNWICDDAHKGRAYRGLTSAGQSNRGLQQKGTGTEHTRPSNNSGQGRAK
- the ubaA gene encoding SAMP-activating enzyme E1; the protein is MSLSLDPTQLDRYSRHIIMDEVGPEGQQALLDAAVLVVGAGGLGAPVIQYLAAAGVGTLGVADDDVVELSNLQRQIIHGDDDVGRPKVESAADFVADLNPDVDVRTHDTRVEPDNVEGLISDYDFVVDATDNFRTRYLVNDACTLSGTPFSHGAIYKFEGQVTTFTTEGPCYRCLFPEAPPEGMIADCASTGVLGVLPGTVGCIQATETVKCLLGAGDLLDGRMVFYDAMAMSFEEVEFRRNPECPVCGDDPIESVAQVEYAEESCPVNAD
- a CDS encoding deoxyribonuclease IV: MNVGAHVSIAGGLDNAIANQIEVGGNCGQIFTHSPQVWQDPNIGEGEADAFRDGSATEDLGPWVIHSSYLVNLCTPKEGLREKSIDSMQKEVDAADRLDIPYVNVHLGAHTGAGVENGLDNAASALDELDIPDGVTVLVESDAGSGTKLGGDFEHLAEVLDRSEQDLDVCLDTAHAFAAGYDLSSEAAVEETVAEFDDVVGLDHLKYVHLNDSKHECGTNKDEHAHIGEGLIGEEGMRAFVNHPAIEDVPLALETPHEDGRGFAWNIEKVRELRGEN
- a CDS encoding DUF1328 family protein yields the protein MLELAIAFFVLALIAGALGAGGVAGLSMDIAKWLVIAFLVLAVVSLVL